A single Rubrivivax gelatinosus IL144 DNA region contains:
- the uvrA gene encoding excinuclease ABC subunit UvrA, which produces MPEHRPRPAHAAETTALRVRGARTHNLKNVDLDIPKHALVVITGLSGSGKSSLAFDTLYAEGQRRYVESLSAYARQFLQLMDKPDVDVIEGLSPAISIEQKATSHNPRSTVGTITEIHDYLRLLYARAGTPYCPEHGLPLQAQSVSQMVDAALALPPETKLMVLAPVVRDRKGEFVELFADMQARGYVRFRVGNDGQPGAVVEADALPALKKTEKHDIDVVVDRLKTRPDMKQRLAESFEAALRIADGRAIALEMDTGREHLFSSKFGCPVCSYSLPELEPRLFSFNSPVGACPACDGLGQVTVFDPERVVAFPSLSLAAGAVKGWDRRNAYTFSLLESVAAHYGFDIDTAFEDLDAKARQVLLYGSGDEEIEFSYTAEGTKGRQRSVKRRHPFEGIIPNFERRFRETDSAAVREDLVRYQAAKPCPQCEGTRLRREARHVFLRHAGEGDEAARRGLPIYAVEHATLAECLAYFEGLRLEGAKAEIADKIVREIRSRLRFLNDVGLTYLSLDRGADTLSGGEAQRIRLASQIGSGLSGVMYVLDEPSIGLHQRDNERLIGTLQHLRDLGNSVLVVEHDEDMIRAADHVVDMGPGAGVHGGRVIAQGTPEEVAADPESLTGRYLAHTLRIEVPQRRVAADAERGVLRIVGARGHNLKGVDVEIPVGLLTCVTGVSGSGKSTLVNDTLYTAVAKKLYQSHAEPAEHERIDGLEAFDKVINVDQSPIGRTPRSNPATYTGLFTPIRELFAEVPMARERGYGAGRFSFNVAGGRCEACEGDGVIKVEMHFLPDVYVPCDVCHGARYNRETLEVLYKGRSITQVLEMTVEEANGFFSAVPAIARKLQTLLDVGLGYIRLGQAATTLSGGEAQRVKLALELSKRDTGRTLYILDEPTTGLHFHDIGLLLKVLHQLRDAGNTIVVIEHNLDVIKTADWLIDMGPEGGSGGGRVLVAGTPEDIAAHAGSHTGRFLAPLLETARRWHTPD; this is translated from the coding sequence CCGCACGCACAACCTGAAGAACGTCGACCTCGACATCCCGAAACACGCGCTGGTCGTGATCACGGGGCTGTCGGGTTCGGGCAAGTCCAGCCTGGCCTTCGACACGCTGTACGCCGAAGGCCAGCGGCGCTACGTCGAGAGCCTGTCGGCCTACGCGCGCCAGTTCCTGCAGCTGATGGACAAGCCCGACGTCGACGTCATCGAAGGGCTGTCGCCGGCGATCTCGATCGAGCAGAAGGCCACCAGCCACAACCCGCGTTCGACGGTCGGCACGATCACCGAGATCCACGACTACCTGCGCCTGCTGTACGCGCGCGCCGGCACGCCCTACTGCCCCGAGCACGGCCTGCCGCTGCAGGCGCAGAGCGTCAGCCAGATGGTCGACGCCGCGCTCGCGCTGCCGCCCGAGACCAAGCTGATGGTGCTGGCCCCGGTGGTGCGTGACCGCAAGGGCGAGTTCGTCGAGCTCTTCGCCGACATGCAGGCGCGCGGCTACGTGCGCTTTCGCGTCGGCAACGACGGCCAGCCGGGCGCGGTCGTCGAAGCCGACGCGCTGCCGGCGCTGAAGAAGACCGAGAAGCACGACATCGACGTCGTCGTCGACCGGCTGAAGACGCGGCCCGACATGAAGCAGCGCCTGGCCGAGAGCTTCGAGGCCGCGCTGCGCATCGCCGACGGGCGCGCCATCGCGCTGGAGATGGACACGGGCCGCGAGCACCTGTTCAGCAGCAAGTTCGGCTGTCCGGTGTGCAGCTACTCGCTGCCCGAGCTGGAGCCGCGGCTGTTCTCGTTCAACTCGCCGGTCGGTGCCTGCCCGGCCTGCGACGGCCTGGGCCAGGTGACGGTGTTCGACCCCGAGCGCGTCGTCGCCTTCCCGTCGCTGAGCCTGGCCGCCGGCGCGGTCAAGGGCTGGGACCGGCGCAACGCCTACACCTTCTCGCTGCTGGAGAGCGTGGCCGCGCACTACGGCTTCGACATCGACACCGCGTTCGAGGACCTGGACGCGAAGGCGCGCCAGGTCCTGCTCTACGGCTCGGGCGACGAGGAGATCGAGTTCTCGTACACCGCCGAAGGCACCAAGGGCCGCCAGCGCAGCGTCAAGCGCCGCCATCCCTTCGAAGGGATCATCCCGAACTTCGAGCGCCGTTTCCGCGAGACCGACTCGGCCGCGGTGCGCGAGGACCTGGTGCGCTACCAGGCCGCCAAGCCCTGCCCGCAGTGCGAAGGCACGCGGCTGCGGCGCGAGGCGCGCCACGTCTTCCTGCGCCATGCCGGCGAAGGCGACGAGGCGGCGCGCCGAGGCCTGCCGATCTACGCCGTCGAACACGCGACGCTGGCCGAGTGCCTGGCCTACTTCGAGGGCCTGAGGCTCGAAGGCGCCAAGGCCGAGATCGCCGACAAGATCGTGCGCGAGATCCGCTCGCGGCTGCGCTTCCTGAACGACGTCGGCCTGACCTACCTGAGCCTGGACCGCGGCGCCGACACGCTGTCGGGCGGCGAGGCCCAGCGCATCCGGCTGGCGAGCCAGATCGGCAGCGGGCTGTCGGGCGTGATGTACGTGCTCGACGAGCCCAGCATCGGCCTGCACCAGCGCGACAACGAGCGCCTGATCGGCACGCTGCAGCACCTGCGCGACCTGGGCAACTCGGTGCTCGTCGTCGAGCACGACGAGGACATGATCCGCGCCGCCGACCACGTCGTCGACATGGGCCCGGGCGCCGGCGTGCACGGCGGGCGCGTCATCGCCCAGGGCACGCCCGAGGAGGTGGCGGCCGACCCCGAGTCGCTGACCGGGCGCTACCTGGCGCACACGCTGCGCATCGAGGTGCCCCAGCGGCGTGTCGCCGCCGACGCCGAACGCGGCGTGCTGCGCATCGTCGGCGCGCGCGGCCACAACCTGAAGGGCGTCGACGTCGAGATCCCGGTCGGGCTGCTGACCTGCGTCACCGGCGTCAGCGGCTCGGGCAAGAGCACGCTGGTCAACGACACGCTCTACACCGCGGTCGCCAAGAAGCTCTACCAGAGCCACGCCGAGCCGGCCGAGCACGAGCGCATCGACGGCCTGGAGGCCTTCGACAAGGTCATCAACGTCGACCAGAGCCCGATCGGGCGCACGCCGCGCTCCAACCCGGCGACCTACACGGGGCTGTTCACGCCGATCCGCGAGCTCTTCGCCGAGGTGCCGATGGCGCGCGAGCGCGGCTACGGCGCCGGGCGCTTCAGCTTCAACGTCGCCGGCGGGCGCTGCGAGGCCTGCGAGGGCGACGGCGTCATCAAGGTCGAGATGCACTTCCTGCCCGACGTCTACGTGCCCTGCGACGTCTGCCACGGCGCGCGCTACAACCGCGAGACGCTGGAGGTGCTCTACAAGGGCCGCAGCATCACCCAGGTGCTGGAGATGACGGTCGAGGAAGCCAACGGTTTCTTCTCGGCGGTGCCGGCGATCGCGCGCAAGCTGCAGACGCTGCTCGACGTCGGCCTGGGCTACATCCGCCTGGGCCAGGCGGCGACGACGCTGTCCGGCGGCGAGGCCCAGCGTGTCAAGCTGGCGCTGGAGCTGTCCAAGCGCGACACCGGGCGCACGCTGTACATCCTCGACGAGCCGACCACCGGCCTGCACTTCCACGACATCGGCCTGCTGCTCAAGGTGCTGCACCAGCTGCGCGACGCCGGCAACACCATCGTCGTCATCGAGCACAACCTGGACGTCATCAAGACCGCCGACTGGCTGATCGACATGGGCCCGGAAGGCGGCTCGGGCGGCGGCCGCGTGCTGGTGGCCGGCACGCCCGAGGACATCGCCGCGCATGCCGGCAGCCACACCGGGCGTTTCCTGGCGCCGCTGCTGGAGACGGCGCGCCGCTGGCACACCCCCGACTGA
- a CDS encoding SWIB/MDM2 domain-containing protein, with amino-acid sequence MATAKKTAAKKTAATKAPAKKAAPATKAAAPAKKAVAAPAKKAAAPKKAAPAVKKAPAKKAAAKKRTPSAAFMKPLTPSAALAAVIGDKPLPRTEITKKVWEYIKKNGLQDKAKKTMINADAKLKAIFDKAQVSMFEMTKLISSHLK; translated from the coding sequence ATGGCAACTGCGAAGAAGACCGCCGCGAAGAAGACCGCGGCCACCAAGGCACCGGCGAAGAAGGCGGCTCCGGCCACGAAGGCCGCCGCTCCCGCGAAGAAGGCCGTCGCCGCTCCGGCGAAGAAGGCTGCCGCCCCGAAGAAGGCCGCCCCGGCGGTCAAGAAGGCGCCCGCCAAGAAGGCCGCCGCGAAGAAGCGCACCCCCAGCGCCGCCTTCATGAAGCCCCTGACCCCGAGCGCCGCTCTGGCCGCCGTCATCGGCGACAAGCCGCTGCCGCGCACCGAGATCACGAAGAAGGTCTGGGAGTACATCAAGAAGAACGGCCTGCAAGACAAGGCCAAGAAGACGATGATCAACGCCGACGCCAAGCTGAAGGCGATCTTCGACAAGGCGCAGGTCTCGATGTTCGAGATGACCAAGCTGATCAGCAGCCACCTCAAGTGA
- a CDS encoding phage holin family protein, with protein MKILARWFLLAAALLLVANLYPGVTVQSFGTALIAALVLGLLNTLVRPLLVLLTLPVTLLTLGLFLFVINALMFWAAASVLDGFRVAGFGAALIGSVIYSLCGMVIDAAVEQLFGRSAP; from the coding sequence ATGAAGATCCTCGCGAGATGGTTCCTGCTCGCCGCTGCGCTGCTGCTGGTGGCCAACCTCTATCCCGGCGTCACCGTGCAGAGCTTCGGCACTGCGCTGATCGCGGCCCTGGTCCTGGGCCTGCTGAACACGCTGGTGCGGCCGCTGCTGGTGCTGCTCACCCTGCCCGTTACGCTGCTGACGCTGGGCCTGTTCCTCTTCGTCATCAACGCGCTGATGTTCTGGGCCGCGGCCAGCGTGCTCGACGGCTTCCGTGTCGCCGGCTTCGGCGCGGCGCTGATCGGCTCGGTGATCTACAGCCTGTGCGGCATGGTCATCGACGCCGCCGTCGAGCAGCTCTTCGGCCGCTCGGCCCCCTGA
- a CDS encoding M48 family metalloprotease, whose product MLALALAFAVQVVPAQVRLPSLGESAVEDITLGAERRLGEQVMRQIRADPSYLDDPVLLEYLNSIFQPLVAASRANGNIEAELDRQFAWEPFLLRERSVNAFALPGGFVGVHLGLIALTASSDEFASVLAHELSHVTQRHIARSSIAAQRNSMISLAALLLGLVAAARSNNADVANAAIVGSQAASIQGQLNFSRDMEREADRIGYSTLASAGFAPQGMAQMFEKLDTATRLNDSGGFPYLRSHPLTVERLSEARSRAMFSGDGKLAPPLRHALMQQRSRVLMDTDPQVLQRLVDQGGGAADAPLRERLGAFYAAALSASLLREYAKAEALASQALALVQQASPREPQAERDVQLLLVQVRLAAGQPAAALQVLDTIGVDARGRAPLLMRAQAALDLQRGGKAAPEALRASTESLQTWVAEHPRDAGAWTQLAATADAAGFKLRAVRAEAEARYVSGDVNGAIDRLRAGQAAARGAAGQDFIEASVIDARLRELRAQQRRAFCDARADGGNPAPIEGVEVRDCPR is encoded by the coding sequence GTGCTGGCGCTCGCGCTGGCTTTCGCCGTCCAGGTGGTGCCGGCGCAGGTGCGCCTGCCCTCGCTCGGCGAGTCGGCGGTCGAAGACATCACGCTCGGCGCCGAACGCCGCCTGGGCGAGCAGGTGATGCGCCAGATCCGCGCCGATCCGTCCTACCTCGACGACCCGGTGCTGCTCGAGTACCTGAACTCGATCTTCCAGCCGCTGGTGGCGGCGTCGCGCGCCAACGGCAACATCGAGGCCGAGCTCGACCGCCAGTTCGCCTGGGAGCCCTTCCTGCTGCGCGAGCGCAGCGTCAACGCCTTCGCGCTGCCGGGCGGCTTCGTCGGCGTGCACCTCGGGTTGATCGCGCTGACGGCCAGCAGCGACGAGTTCGCCTCGGTGCTGGCGCACGAGTTGTCGCACGTGACCCAGCGCCACATCGCGCGCAGCAGCATCGCCGCGCAGCGCAACTCGATGATCAGCCTGGCGGCGCTGCTGCTGGGGCTGGTCGCCGCCGCGCGCAGCAACAACGCCGACGTCGCCAACGCGGCCATCGTCGGCAGCCAGGCGGCGTCGATCCAGGGCCAGCTCAACTTCTCGCGCGACATGGAACGCGAGGCCGACCGCATCGGCTACAGCACGCTCGCCTCGGCGGGCTTCGCGCCGCAGGGCATGGCGCAGATGTTCGAGAAGCTCGACACCGCCACGCGGCTCAACGACAGCGGCGGCTTCCCCTACCTGCGCAGCCACCCGCTGACGGTCGAGCGCCTGAGCGAGGCGCGCTCGCGTGCGATGTTCAGCGGCGACGGCAAGCTCGCGCCGCCGCTGCGCCATGCGCTGATGCAGCAGCGTTCGCGCGTGCTGATGGACACCGACCCGCAGGTGCTGCAGCGCCTCGTCGACCAGGGCGGCGGCGCGGCCGACGCGCCGCTGCGCGAGCGCCTGGGGGCGTTCTACGCCGCGGCGCTGTCGGCCTCGCTGCTGCGCGAATACGCCAAGGCCGAGGCCCTGGCCTCGCAGGCGCTGGCGCTCGTGCAGCAGGCCAGCCCGCGTGAACCGCAGGCCGAGCGCGACGTGCAGCTGCTGCTGGTGCAGGTGCGGCTGGCCGCCGGCCAGCCCGCCGCGGCGCTGCAGGTGCTGGACACGATCGGCGTCGATGCGCGCGGCCGCGCGCCGCTGCTGATGCGCGCCCAGGCGGCACTCGACCTGCAGCGTGGCGGCAAGGCGGCTCCCGAGGCGCTGCGCGCCAGCACCGAATCGCTGCAGACCTGGGTCGCCGAGCATCCGCGTGATGCCGGCGCCTGGACGCAGCTGGCCGCCACCGCCGACGCCGCCGGCTTCAAGCTGCGTGCGGTGCGTGCCGAAGCCGAGGCGCGCTACGTCTCGGGCGACGTGAACGGCGCCATCGACCGGCTGCGTGCCGGCCAGGCCGCGGCACGCGGCGCCGCCGGCCAGGACTTCATCGAGGCTTCGGTGATCGACGCGCGCCTGCGCGAGCTGCGTGCGCAGCAGCGCCGTGCGTTCTGCGACGCCCGGGCCGACGGCGGCAACCCCGCGCCGATCGAGGGCGTCGAGGTGCGCGACTGCCCGCGCTGA
- the moaC gene encoding cyclic pyranopterin monophosphate synthase MoaC produces the protein MNSPLTHFDAQGRAQMVDVAAKDETHRVARAAGTIRMLPATFELVAQGRAAKGDVLGVARIAAIQGAKRTAELIPLCHPLPITRVAVEFELDAATSSVRCEAQVETRGRTGVEMEALTAVQVGLLTIYDMCKAADRGMVMTDVRVLEKRGGKSGDWVAPD, from the coding sequence ATGAACTCTCCGCTCACCCACTTCGACGCCCAGGGCCGGGCGCAGATGGTCGATGTCGCCGCCAAGGACGAGACGCACCGCGTCGCGCGCGCCGCCGGCACGATCCGCATGCTGCCGGCGACCTTCGAGCTCGTCGCGCAAGGCCGCGCGGCCAAGGGCGACGTGCTGGGCGTCGCGCGCATCGCGGCGATCCAGGGCGCCAAGCGCACCGCCGAGCTGATCCCGCTGTGCCATCCGCTGCCGATCACGCGCGTGGCCGTCGAGTTCGAGCTCGACGCCGCCACGTCCAGCGTGCGCTGCGAAGCCCAGGTCGAGACGCGTGGCCGCACCGGCGTCGAGATGGAGGCGCTGACCGCGGTGCAGGTCGGCCTGCTCACCATCTACGACATGTGCAAGGCCGCCGACCGCGGCATGGTGATGACCGACGTGCGCGTGCTGGAGAAGCGCGGCGGCAAGAGCGGCGACTGGGTCGCGCCGGACTGA